Proteins co-encoded in one alpha proteobacterium HIMB5 genomic window:
- a CDS encoding methyltransferase family protein (PFAM: Methyltransferase domain), protein MTFKIFDYNSIEYGFYDKIFHNKQGVRSSWHQIKFNFIKNKIKNKNVHLDIGCGPGTFISLLKNKLSIGIDISSKQINFAKNKYGSKKRKFLLLKKDIPSKNNFYNSVSLIELIEHLSDKKISKLMNETYRVLKPGGKVYITTPNYLSLWPIIEIFVNKFSNISYDHQHINKFNKYNILKIINPKKFRVKKIESFMLISPFLAIFSFKFSIWLSKYERFITKFFPGSLIFVELEKK, encoded by the coding sequence ATGACATTCAAAATTTTTGATTATAATTCAATTGAATATGGGTTTTATGATAAAATTTTTCATAATAAACAAGGTGTTAGAAGCTCCTGGCACCAAATAAAATTCAACTTTATTAAAAACAAGATTAAAAATAAAAATGTACATCTTGATATTGGATGTGGACCTGGAACATTCATTTCTCTTTTAAAAAATAAATTGTCAATTGGAATTGATATTTCCTCAAAACAGATCAATTTTGCTAAAAATAAATATGGATCAAAAAAAAGAAAATTTTTGTTATTGAAAAAAGATATTCCTTCAAAAAATAATTTTTATAATTCAGTGTCACTCATTGAACTAATAGAACACTTATCAGACAAAAAAATTTCTAAACTTATGAATGAAACCTACAGAGTTTTAAAACCTGGTGGAAAAGTTTATATCACTACTCCAAATTATTTATCTTTGTGGCCTATTATTGAAATATTTGTAAATAAATTTTCAAACATTTCTTATGATCATCAACATATAAATAAATTTAATAAATATAACATCTTGAAAATAATCAACCCAAAAAAATTTAGAGTAAAAAAAATAGAATCATTTATGCTTATTAGTCCATTTCTTGCGATTTTTTCTTTTAAATTTTCAATATGGCTCTCTAAGTATGAACGTTTTATTACTAAATTTTTTCCTGGTTCATTAATTTTTGTAGAATTAGAAAAAAAATGA
- a CDS encoding Glycosyltransferase family 17 (PFAM: Glycosyltransferase family 17) codes for MTKLYDCFSYWDEDLLLDLRLNILNDYVDYFVIVEGNKTWQNNPKKLRFDINKFSKFKDKIIYIPVEDMPDGDNPYLRENFQRNCITRGLDKSKNEDIILISDLDEIPNPKKISIFKKKMKYAVFKQNHFYYKFNFISKTNPFWFGSRICQKKYLKSPQWLRGLKFKKRPWWRLDKFRLNNIIENGGWHFCNLKSPKELLYKYRNLCETNDPYIFKEKIEEKYLNISQIKNKIENKLDIIGRDQSYTKINIDNTYPEYLLNNIDKYKEWID; via the coding sequence ATGACAAAATTATATGATTGTTTTTCGTATTGGGATGAAGATCTGCTTTTAGACCTAAGACTAAACATTTTAAATGACTACGTTGATTATTTTGTAATTGTTGAAGGAAATAAGACTTGGCAAAATAATCCAAAAAAACTTAGGTTTGATATAAATAAATTTTCTAAATTTAAAGATAAAATTATTTATATACCAGTTGAAGATATGCCAGATGGAGACAATCCATATCTTAGGGAAAATTTTCAAAGAAATTGTATTACCAGAGGTTTAGATAAATCAAAAAATGAAGATATAATTCTTATATCTGATCTTGATGAAATACCAAATCCTAAAAAAATATCTATTTTTAAAAAAAAAATGAAATATGCAGTTTTTAAACAGAATCATTTTTATTACAAATTTAACTTTATTTCAAAAACAAATCCTTTTTGGTTTGGAAGCAGAATATGTCAAAAAAAATATTTAAAATCCCCTCAATGGTTAAGAGGTCTAAAGTTTAAAAAAAGACCATGGTGGAGATTAGATAAGTTTCGTTTAAATAATATTATTGAAAATGGTGGATGGCATTTTTGTAATTTAAAATCCCCCAAGGAACTTTTATATAAATATAGAAATTTGTGTGAAACTAATGATCCATATATCTTTAAAGAAAAAATTGAGGAAAAATATTTAAATATTTCTCAAATTAAAAACAAAATTGAAAATAAGTTAGATATAATTGGAAGAGATCAAAGTTATACAAAAATTAATATAGATAATACCTATCCTGAATATTTATTAAATAATATTGATAAATATAAGGAATGGATAGATTGA